In Heyndrickxia vini, the sequence AGGAAATTATTCAATCACATCATGGAGGTATCCCTGTTATTTTATTTTATGAACATACCCAAACAACGATTCAACTTCCTAGAGTAAATTGGGTCCAACCTTCCGAGCAATGTATAGACGAGTTAATCCGATTATTAGGTGAGCAAAATGTAATTTTACAATAGGAATCTATTTTTTTACGAATGATTTCTTAAGTTCTGAAAAACAACTTTAATATTGTTTTTCACTAAAAAGGGAAATATGTTATATTATTTAATAGACCAATGTGGTCAGACCACCTAAATGTATATCGTTTGTAGTAAAAAGGAGTGGAAACTTTGACTTTACGAGAAGAAGCACTACATATGCATCGTATAAATAAAGGAAAACTAGAATCTAAATCAAAAGTTGCTGTAAGAAATGCAAAAGATTTAAGTTTAGCATACTCACCAGGAGTAGCTGAACCATGTAAAATGATATATGACAAACCTGAAACTGTATATGAATATACGATGAAAGGTAATATGGTTGCAGTTGTAACTGATGGAACGGCTGTACTAGGCTTAGGGAACATTGGACCGGAGGCAGCATTACCTGTTATGGAAGGAAAAGCTGTACTATTTAAAAGTTTCGCTGGTGTTGATGCATTTCCTATCTGTTTGAATACAACGGATGTAGATAAAATTGTTGAAACGGTCAAATTAATGGAGCCTACATTCGGTGGAGTAAACCTAGAAGATATTGCTGCACCAAATTGTTTTGCAGTTGAAGAAAGACTAAAAAAGGAAGCAAACATTCCTGTTTTTCACGATGATCAGCATGGAACGGCAATTGTAACTGTTGCCGGTCTTGTTAATGCATTAAAACTTGTCGGTAAAAAAATGTCTGAAATAAAGGTAGTTGCTAGTGGTGCCGGTGCAGCTGGAATTGCCATTATCCGTCTCCTTTATCATTATGGTGTGCGAGATATTATTATGTGTGATTCAAAAGGGGCTATTTTTGAAGGTAGAACGAATGGAATGAATGGTATTAAGTCTGAAGTGGCAAAATACACAAATCGTGAGCGTAAAGAAGGCACACTTGCTGATGTCATTGAAGGCGCTGATGTATTTATCGGTGTTTCTGTTGCAGGTGCATTATCAAAAGAAATGGTAGAATCTATGAAAACTGATTCCATTATTTTTGCCATGGCAAATCCGGATCCGGAAATTATGCCAGATGATGCAAAACTAGCAGGTGCAAAAGTGATTGGAACAGGTCGTTCTGATTTTCCTAATCAAGTAAATAATGTTCTTGCTTTTCCTGGAATTTTCAGAGGAGCATTAGATGTTCGCGCAACACATATTAATGAGGAAATGAAAATAGCGGCTGTTGAAGCAATTGCCGAATTAATTGATGAAACTGAATTAAACGCGGATTATGTTATCCCACGTCCTTTCGATCCTCGTGTTGCCCCAGCGGTAGCTGCAGCTGTCGCAAAGGCAGCAATGGAAACAGGTGTTGCTAGAATAAAAGTGGACCCTGAAGAAGTTAGAGAAAGAACAAAGAGGCTTGCTATTATTGGAAAAGGTGAGTGATTTGTTCGGTGAACAAAAATATAAGCCAAACGAAGGTATATCTTGAAATTGTCGACCAAATTCGTCAAATGATTTATGAAGATGGATTAGTTTCAGGTGATAAGCTACCTTCAGAGCGTGAACTCTCAGAGCGTCTTAAAGTTGGACGCTCTTCAGTAAGAGAAGGTTTAAGAGCATTAGAGTTACTAGGCTTAATCGAAACTCGCAGGGGAGAAGGGACTTTTCTCCGCGATTTTACGGACCACCATTTAGTCGAGTTATTAAGTACATTTATATTACAAGATGATAAAGTAAAAAACGACGTAAAAATAACGAAAGAACTGATTGAAAAGGATGCAATAAGATTAATAATCAATAAATTAGATCGTCAATCAATAGAGTTAATAAAATATAAATTAGAACAAGGCGAACTTATATTAGAAGATGATTTTTTTCTGGAAATTGTTCAACTTTCAAACATTCATCTTCTATTTAAAATTTGGTTATTATTAAAAGAATATGCATCACAATTAAATGGTTCTCGTGAAATTAAAAATATAAAACCATATTTACAATTACTACATACAATAGTAGAGGAAGATTTGCCTTTATCATTGCAATTTTACGATGACTTAAAAAATATGTCGAAGTAAAAACGACAAACTTTAGCAATATTTTTGTGCACCTTCAATTATATTGGACAAGAAGAACTAAAAAATATTCTAAGCTATTTTGTGGTATCAGCCTTTTAAAGGAGGATTTACTTTTGCTGAAAGACTTTTTCACTAAACCAAAGAAAAGAAAGTATGCTACAATACCATCGGAAGCTGCTAAGCACGATGTACCTGAAGGCATTATGTCAAAATGCCCAAACTGTCGTAAAATCCTATATACGAAAGAACTTCAAAAAAATCTAAAAGTGTGTAATCATTGCGGGTTTCATCATCAAATGAACGCATTCGAACGAGTGGAAAGTTTTATTGATGAAGGATCTTTCCAAGAACTTGATCGTCAGTTATTTTCGGAGAATCCCCTGAATTTCCCTGATTATCTTGAGAAATTAAAAAAAGACCAACAAAAAACTGGTATGAATGAAGCAGTTTTAACTGGTAGTGGAAAAGTAAACGAACATAAAGTCGTTATTGCTATCATGGATTCAACTTTCCGAATGGGAAGTATGGGATCTGTTGTTGGAGAAAAAATTACTAGAGCAATTGAGGAAGCAGATCGACTTCGCGTACCGTTTATAATTTTCACAGCTTCAGGTGGAGCAAGAATGCAAGAAGCCGTTCTATCTTTAATGCAGATGGCGAAAACAAGTGCTGCATTAAAACGTTTTAGTGATAATGGAGGTCTCATCATCTCTATAATGACTCATCCAACTACTGGCGGTGTTTCAGCCAGCTTTGCTTCTTTAGGTGATTATAATTTTGCGGAGCCTGGGGCATTAATAGGCTTTGCCGGAAGAAGAATCATTGAGCAAACAGTTCGAGAAGAACTACCGGAAGATTTTCAGACTGCTGAATTTTTGTTAAAGCATGGTCAACTGGATGCCGTTATTAATCGATTAGACTTAAAGGAAACAATTACGACAGTACTAGAAATTCATGAGCAAGTAGGTGAATTGCCATGGTAAATGAGCTGGAATTTGAAAAACCATTAAGTGAGCTTCAGAAAAAAATCGCTGAGCTAAGAGAGTTTACAAAAAACTCTGATGTAGATTTATCAGATGAGATTGAAAAGCTCGAGACGAGATTAAAAAAATTAGAAGTAGATATATACGAAAATATGCAACCATGGGATCGAGTGCAAATAGCTAGACATCCTAGTAGACCAACAACATTAGACTATATCCCTTATCTTTTTACTGATTTTATTGAGTTGCATGGGGATCGCTATTTTGGCGATGACGAAGCGATTGTTGGCGGTATTGCTAAGTATAAAGGTCTGCCAGTTACGATTATTGGACAGCAACGGGGAAAAGATACGAAAGAAAACATTAGACGTAATTTTGGGATGCCCCATCCCGAAGGTTATCGTAAGGCACTTCGTTTAATGAAACAAGCGGATAAATTTAATCGTCCAATTATTAGTTTCATTGATACAAAAGGTGCTTTTCCCGGAAAAGCTGCTGAAGAAAGAGGAATTTCAGAATCAATTGCTCGAAACTTATTTGAAATGGCTGGCCTCAATGTACCTGTAATTTGTATAGTTATTGGTGAAGGAGCAAGTGGAGGGGCACTTGGTATAGGTGTAGGAAATCATATACATGTCTTAGAGAATTCTTGGTTTTCTGTCATCGCTCCAGAGTCAGCTGCGACAATTTTGTGGAAAGATTCGTCCCAAGCTAAACGAGCAGCAGATATTATGAAAATTACCGCTCCTGATTTAAAAAAATTAGGTGTTATAGAAGAGGTAATTCCAGAAGTAAAAGGTGGCGCTCATAAAGATGTGGCTACCCAAGCCGAGTCTATCGACCGTGTGTTGGAAAAATCACTAAAAGAATTAGTTGGTTTATCAGCTGAAGAACTTATAGAGCAACGTTATAATAAATATCGAGCTATAGGTGAGTTTACTGAGTTAAAGGATGACGCGGGAATTTCTAAATCTGATATTAATAATTGAGTATTGACGAGCAATCGGACGAATCCGATTGCTTAGTTGTTTTTCCTTTCCTTTTGAACATTTATTGTTTGTGGACTTACTTATAAAATGATATTTTAGAAATATTAACTAGTACTCTTGACGATAATATTGTTGTAATTATCATTTTAGATTTTTAGCGAGTACGATTTTACATATAAGAAATTTTGAGGTGACTATAATGAAACGTATTGGTGTTTTAACTAGTGGTGGCGATGCGCCAGGAATGAACGCTGCCATTCGTGCGATTGTTCGTAAAGGAATTTTTCACGGACTGGAAGTGTATGGCGTTTATAACGGCTATAGCGGCCTGATTAATGGGAAAATAGAAAAACTTGAGGTTGGATCAGTTGGTGATATTATTCATCGTGGCGGGACAATGCTCCACTCAGCCCGATGCCTGGAATTTAAGAC encodes:
- the accA gene encoding acetyl-CoA carboxylase carboxyl transferase subunit alpha, translating into MVNELEFEKPLSELQKKIAELREFTKNSDVDLSDEIEKLETRLKKLEVDIYENMQPWDRVQIARHPSRPTTLDYIPYLFTDFIELHGDRYFGDDEAIVGGIAKYKGLPVTIIGQQRGKDTKENIRRNFGMPHPEGYRKALRLMKQADKFNRPIISFIDTKGAFPGKAAEERGISESIARNLFEMAGLNVPVICIVIGEGASGGALGIGVGNHIHVLENSWFSVIAPESAATILWKDSSQAKRAADIMKITAPDLKKLGVIEEVIPEVKGGAHKDVATQAESIDRVLEKSLKELVGLSAEELIEQRYNKYRAIGEFTELKDDAGISKSDINN
- the accD gene encoding acetyl-CoA carboxylase, carboxyltransferase subunit beta yields the protein MLKDFFTKPKKRKYATIPSEAAKHDVPEGIMSKCPNCRKILYTKELQKNLKVCNHCGFHHQMNAFERVESFIDEGSFQELDRQLFSENPLNFPDYLEKLKKDQQKTGMNEAVLTGSGKVNEHKVVIAIMDSTFRMGSMGSVVGEKITRAIEEADRLRVPFIIFTASGGARMQEAVLSLMQMAKTSAALKRFSDNGGLIISIMTHPTTGGVSASFASLGDYNFAEPGALIGFAGRRIIEQTVREELPEDFQTAEFLLKHGQLDAVINRLDLKETITTVLEIHEQVGELPW
- a CDS encoding FadR/GntR family transcriptional regulator encodes the protein MNKNISQTKVYLEIVDQIRQMIYEDGLVSGDKLPSERELSERLKVGRSSVREGLRALELLGLIETRRGEGTFLRDFTDHHLVELLSTFILQDDKVKNDVKITKELIEKDAIRLIINKLDRQSIELIKYKLEQGELILEDDFFLEIVQLSNIHLLFKIWLLLKEYASQLNGSREIKNIKPYLQLLHTIVEEDLPLSLQFYDDLKNMSK
- a CDS encoding NAD(P)-dependent malic enzyme, which translates into the protein MTLREEALHMHRINKGKLESKSKVAVRNAKDLSLAYSPGVAEPCKMIYDKPETVYEYTMKGNMVAVVTDGTAVLGLGNIGPEAALPVMEGKAVLFKSFAGVDAFPICLNTTDVDKIVETVKLMEPTFGGVNLEDIAAPNCFAVEERLKKEANIPVFHDDQHGTAIVTVAGLVNALKLVGKKMSEIKVVASGAGAAGIAIIRLLYHYGVRDIIMCDSKGAIFEGRTNGMNGIKSEVAKYTNRERKEGTLADVIEGADVFIGVSVAGALSKEMVESMKTDSIIFAMANPDPEIMPDDAKLAGAKVIGTGRSDFPNQVNNVLAFPGIFRGALDVRATHINEEMKIAAVEAIAELIDETELNADYVIPRPFDPRVAPAVAAAVAKAAMETGVARIKVDPEEVRERTKRLAIIGKGE